In Streptomyces sp. NBC_00483, a single window of DNA contains:
- a CDS encoding GNAT family N-acetyltransferase → MPEVLVLVKVEVRLVVRDLTSADLTSCSWAGSDHHLRGVAQQLKRAQAGDVDYLAVCTPANIPIAKGGVDYRASEGAGTLWQLAVHPALQSCGIGTVLIEAAEQRIKDRGLRQAELGVEEDNSRARALYERLGYIAYGSRPDSWDEQASDGTLRRYETTCTLMRKHLS, encoded by the coding sequence ATGCCGGAGGTGCTTGTCTTGGTCAAGGTTGAGGTGAGACTCGTCGTGCGTGATCTGACGTCTGCTGATCTGACGTCGTGCTCATGGGCAGGATCCGACCACCATCTCCGAGGCGTCGCACAGCAGTTGAAGCGAGCTCAGGCTGGTGACGTCGATTACTTGGCCGTCTGCACGCCCGCGAACATTCCGATCGCGAAGGGCGGCGTGGACTACCGGGCCTCAGAAGGTGCTGGAACTCTGTGGCAGTTGGCCGTCCATCCCGCACTGCAATCGTGTGGAATCGGAACCGTCCTCATTGAGGCCGCGGAACAACGCATCAAGGACCGCGGCCTGCGGCAGGCGGAGCTGGGCGTGGAAGAGGACAATTCGCGCGCTCGCGCCCTGTACGAACGCCTGGGCTACATCGCGTACGGCAGCCGGCCCGATTCGTGGGACGAGCAAGCCTCCGACGGGACACTGCGTCGATACGAGACCACATGCACACTGATGCGGAAGCACTTGTCGTAG